The following coding sequences lie in one Cotesia glomerata isolate CgM1 linkage group LG5, MPM_Cglom_v2.3, whole genome shotgun sequence genomic window:
- the LOC123266206 gene encoding lysophosphatidylcholine acyltransferase isoform X2 produces the protein MEKIDSDMRDTSELKPPSIDTDILNPFVHRLELDTTYEKLKTAFLTVALLPLRLAAITALVIIGWLLACLGLHGLSEDDLRRAPLTGWRRKIVPWLCFLGRLTYTAAGMKIVVRGRQASRSEAPILVVAPHSTFIDGGIVYILGFPSTIVRRESGLNPFTGKLINYTQPVYVWRDDPNSRQNTIKEIIERATSKEDWPQIMIFPEGTCTNRSCLITFKCGAFYPGVPVQPVCIRYPNKLDTVTWTWEGPGALKLLWLTLTQLNSSCEIEFLPVYRPSEAEKTDPKLYANNVRRLMAEALEIPVSDYTYDDCRIINKAHMLHLPHAAGIVEAHKLRCKLGLQKVKVEEELVQKRLVNIEETVNFNEFARILRLDAKDPSVQQLFRIHDRANKGTIDIEEYMFTVLAIANANSVLDLVDIAFDVCDANGTKCLDNKKLRKALKLSLQLEPEESERIFSQASHDVSGGEAVSFEDVITVLGTRTEFSHIFADDSEGRRKKTI, from the exons atggaaaaaatagacAGCGATATGAGAGATACCAGTGAGTTAAAACCACCTTCCATTGATACTGATATCCTCAACCCTTTTGTTCATCGACTAGAACTCGATACAACTTATGAAAAACTCAAG ACAGCTTTCCTAACGGTGGCTTTGCTGCCTTTACGACTGGCAGCGATCACAGCATTAGTGATTATCGGATGGCTACTAGCTTGTTTAGGACTTCATGGATTGTCTGAAGATGATTTACGGCGAGCACCTCTTACTGGTTGGAGACG AAAAATAGTGCCATGGCTATGTTTTCTTGGCCGTTTAACATATACAGCAGCAGGAATGAAAATAGTGGTCCGGGGAAGACAAGCCTCAAGATCAGAAGCTCCGATATTGGTGGTGGCGCCACACTCAACTTTCATTGACGGAGGTATTGTTTACATCCTGGGATTCCCGTCAACAATCGTCAGAAGAGAGTCTGGTCTTAATCCATTTACCGGAA aattGATAAACTATACGCAGCCAGTCTATGTGTGGAGAGATGACCCCAACTCCAGACAGAACACGATTAAGGAAATAATTGAGCGTGCCACTTCAAAAGAAGACTGGCCTCAG ataatGATTTTTCCGGAAGGAACTTGCACTAATCGATCCtgtttaataacttttaaatgtgGAGCATTTTACCCCGGTGTCCCAGTCCAGCCTGTGTGTATTCGTTATCCCAATAAATTAGATACCGTTACTTGGACTTGGGAAGGTCCCGGAGc gctTAAATTGTTGTGGCTTACATTGACCCAATTGAACAGCAGTTGTGAAATCGAATTTTTACCGGTCTACAGGCCGAGTGAAGCTGAAAAGACAGACCCTAAATTATATGCTAATAATGTCCGTCGATTAATGGCAGA AGCTCTCGAAATTCCTGTCTCGGATTACACATACGATGATTGTCGCATAATTAACAAAGCACACATGCTACACTTACCCCACGCAGCGGGAATTGTGGAAGCCCACAAGCTGCGCTGCAAACTCGGTCTACAAAAAGTTAAAGTAGAAGAAGAATTAGTACAAAAAAGACTGGTAAACATTGAAGAAACAGTTAACTTTAATGAATTCGCCAGGATACTTAGATTAGATGCCAAAGATCCTTCAGTCCAGCAGCTGTTCAGGATCCACGATCGTGCTAATAAAGGAACAATAGATATTGAAGAGTACATGTTTACAGTTCTCGCAATAGCTAACGCAAATTCCGTCCTAGATCTCGTTGATATTGCATTTGATGTCTGCGACGCCAATGGTACTAAATGCctcgataataaaaaattacgaaagGCCTTGAAACTTTCTCTTCAGCTGGAACCAGAAGAaagtgaaagaattttttcacaagcCAGTCACGATGTCAGTGGAGGCGAAGCTGTATCTTTCG agGATGTTATAACAGTATTGGGAACAAGGACAGAATTCAGTCATATCTTCGCAGATGACAGTGAAGGCCGTCGGAAGAAAACCATTTGA
- the LOC123266213 gene encoding uncharacterized protein LOC123266213, with product MDKDLQQLQKAIVNYYLTLEKIYCYCNNEINKVKTGPLTSLKNQMEQLRHVTSPAVDTAEICLIKGAREKLIFKINLGIEEELKLIVEAINTLNNYTQELKDKYHQLEQARSKINFDDPTIINFVNGTSERPRLNLLLEWSMESLEFYKNYYSDITASFKALNIKDEASVDRLIDSFNSSSSKRIKKILAFTQYLNNKLR from the exons atggaCAAAGACCTTCAGCAACTTCAAAAagcaattgttaattattatttaacactcgaaaaaatttattgttactgCAACAATGAGATTAATAAGGTTAAAACCGGACCATTAACATCACTCAAAAATCAGATGGAACAACTTCGTCATGTAACCAG CCCTGCGGTAGATACTGCAGAAATTTGCTTGATCAAAGGCGCCCGggaaaaacttatttttaaaataaacttggGAATCGAAGAAGAACTAAAGCTTATTGTTGAAGCTATCAATACTCTAAACAATTACACTCAG GAGCTAAAGGATAAATATCATCAGCTAGAACAAGCTCGCAGCAAAATAAATTTCGACGACCcgacaataattaattttgtgaaTGGAACAAGTGAGCGACCTCGCCTGAATTTATTGCTAGAGTGGTCCATGGAAAGTTTAGAGttctacaaaaattattacagtGACATAACCGCTAGTTTTAAGGCATTAAACATAAAAGATGAAGCCAGCGTTGACAGATTAATAGACTCTTTTAATTCCAGCAGcagtaaaagaataaaaaaaattctcgcaTTCACGCAATACTTAAACAACAAACTTCGCTAG
- the LOC123266206 gene encoding lysophosphatidylcholine acyltransferase isoform X1 — protein MEKIDSDMRDTSELKPPSIDTDILNPFVHRLELDTTYEKLKTAFLTVALLPLRLAAITALVIIGWLLACLGLHGLSEDDLRRAPLTGWRRDMRVLVCWVMRAMFVCGGFHQLKVKGQQATTKDAPVLALAPHSSFFDALPVVYLGGPSIVAKAETGKIPFFGKLINYTQPVYVWRDDPNSRQNTIKEIIERATSKEDWPQIMIFPEGTCTNRSCLITFKCGAFYPGVPVQPVCIRYPNKLDTVTWTWEGPGALKLLWLTLTQLNSSCEIEFLPVYRPSEAEKTDPKLYANNVRRLMAEALEIPVSDYTYDDCRIINKAHMLHLPHAAGIVEAHKLRCKLGLQKVKVEEELVQKRLVNIEETVNFNEFARILRLDAKDPSVQQLFRIHDRANKGTIDIEEYMFTVLAIANANSVLDLVDIAFDVCDANGTKCLDNKKLRKALKLSLQLEPEESERIFSQASHDVSGGEAVSFEDVITVLGTRTEFSHIFADDSEGRRKKTI, from the exons atggaaaaaatagacAGCGATATGAGAGATACCAGTGAGTTAAAACCACCTTCCATTGATACTGATATCCTCAACCCTTTTGTTCATCGACTAGAACTCGATACAACTTATGAAAAACTCAAG ACAGCTTTCCTAACGGTGGCTTTGCTGCCTTTACGACTGGCAGCGATCACAGCATTAGTGATTATCGGATGGCTACTAGCTTGTTTAGGACTTCATGGATTGTCTGAAGATGATTTACGGCGAGCACCTCTTACTGGTTGGAGACG cGACATGAGGGTGTTGGTGTGCTGGGTGATGAGAGCGATGTTCGTCTGTGGGGGATTCCATCAATTGAAGGTGAAGGGTCAGCAAGCAACAACTAAAGATGCACCGGTGCTAGCACTGGCTCCGCATTCGAGTTTCTTCGATGCATTGCCGGTAGTTTACCTCGGCGGACCAAGCATCGTCGCTAAAGCTGAAACTGGAAAAATACCTTTTTTCGGAA aattGATAAACTATACGCAGCCAGTCTATGTGTGGAGAGATGACCCCAACTCCAGACAGAACACGATTAAGGAAATAATTGAGCGTGCCACTTCAAAAGAAGACTGGCCTCAG ataatGATTTTTCCGGAAGGAACTTGCACTAATCGATCCtgtttaataacttttaaatgtgGAGCATTTTACCCCGGTGTCCCAGTCCAGCCTGTGTGTATTCGTTATCCCAATAAATTAGATACCGTTACTTGGACTTGGGAAGGTCCCGGAGc gctTAAATTGTTGTGGCTTACATTGACCCAATTGAACAGCAGTTGTGAAATCGAATTTTTACCGGTCTACAGGCCGAGTGAAGCTGAAAAGACAGACCCTAAATTATATGCTAATAATGTCCGTCGATTAATGGCAGA AGCTCTCGAAATTCCTGTCTCGGATTACACATACGATGATTGTCGCATAATTAACAAAGCACACATGCTACACTTACCCCACGCAGCGGGAATTGTGGAAGCCCACAAGCTGCGCTGCAAACTCGGTCTACAAAAAGTTAAAGTAGAAGAAGAATTAGTACAAAAAAGACTGGTAAACATTGAAGAAACAGTTAACTTTAATGAATTCGCCAGGATACTTAGATTAGATGCCAAAGATCCTTCAGTCCAGCAGCTGTTCAGGATCCACGATCGTGCTAATAAAGGAACAATAGATATTGAAGAGTACATGTTTACAGTTCTCGCAATAGCTAACGCAAATTCCGTCCTAGATCTCGTTGATATTGCATTTGATGTCTGCGACGCCAATGGTACTAAATGCctcgataataaaaaattacgaaagGCCTTGAAACTTTCTCTTCAGCTGGAACCAGAAGAaagtgaaagaattttttcacaagcCAGTCACGATGTCAGTGGAGGCGAAGCTGTATCTTTCG agGATGTTATAACAGTATTGGGAACAAGGACAGAATTCAGTCATATCTTCGCAGATGACAGTGAAGGCCGTCGGAAGAAAACCATTTGA